The Geotrypetes seraphini chromosome 6, aGeoSer1.1, whole genome shotgun sequence genome includes a window with the following:
- the LPAR6 gene encoding lysophosphatidic acid receptor 6, producing MVSVNCSSESDSFKYTLYGCVFSMVFVLGLIANCVAMYIFVCTLKVRNETTTYMINLAISDLLFVFTLPFRIFYFVARHWPFGDTLCTISVTLFYTNMYGSILFLTCISVDRFLAIVHPFRSKTIRTKKKAKIICLLVWLTVIAGSAPAATFRSTNSAKKDNRTETCFENFSNDTWQTHISKIVIFIETVGFLIPLILNVFCSTMVLKTLKKPVTLSRSKLNKAKVLKMIFVHLLIFCFCFVPYNVNLVLYSLMRTQALSNCLLITVVRTMYPITLCIAVSNCCFDPIIYYFTSETIQNSIKKKNWSNRRKDSRFSDTLPSENFIQHNLQTLKAKIFDNESTI from the coding sequence ATGGTAAGCGTCAACTGCTCGTCGGAGTCGGACTCCTTCAAGTACACCCTGTACGGCTGCGTTTTCAGCATGGTGTTCGTCTTGGGGCTGATCGCCAACTGCGTCGCCATGTACATCTTCGTCTGCACGCTGAAAGTGCGCAACGAAACCACCACGTACATGATCAACTTGGCCATCTCGGACCTGCTCTTCGTTTTCACGTTGCCCTTCCGGATCTTCTACTTCGTGGCCCGGCACTGGCCGTTCGGGGACACGCTGTGCACGATCTCGGTCACTTTGTTCTACACCAACATGTACGGCAGCATTCTGTTCCTGACTTGCATTAGCGTGGACCGCTTTTTGGCCATCGTGCACCCCTTTCGCTCCAAGACCATTCGGACGAAAAAAAAGGCCAAGATCATTTGCCTTTTGGTCTGGCTCACGGTGATCGCGGGCAGCGCGCCCGCGGCCACCTTCCGCTCCACCAATTCCGCCAAAAAGGACAACCGCACGGAGACCTGCTTCGAGAACTTCTCCAACGACACATGGCAGACGCACATTTCCAAGATCGTGATCTTCATCGAGACGGTTGGATTTCTTATTCCGCTCATCTTAAATGTGTTCTGCTCCACCATGGTGTTAAAGACGCTGAAGAAGCCCGTGACGCTGAGTCGGAGCAAACTAAACAAAGCGAAAGTGCTGAAAATGATTTTCGTGCATTTGCTAATATTTTGCTTCTGTTTTGTGCCATATAACGTCAACTTGGTGCTGTATTCGCTCATGAGGACACAGGCACTAAGCAACTGCCTCCTGATAACTGTTGTGCGGACTATGTATCCCATCACTTTGTGCATTGCAGTATCAAACTGTTGCTTTGACCCTATCATTTATTATTTCACCTCGGAAACTATACAAAAttctataaaaaagaaaaactggtCAAACAGGAGAAAGGATTCCAGATTTTCAGATACTCTGCCCTCGGAAAACTTTATTCAGCATAACTTACAAACCTTAAAAGCAAAAATATTTGATAATGAATCGACTATATAA